Part of the Synergistetes bacterium HGW-Synergistetes-1 genome, AGACCACCAGGACAGTCTGCACATACTGCGGAGTCGGATGCGAACTTCTTGTCCAGGTCAACGAAAGGACAGGCAAGATCGCTAACGTAACGTCAGACCATACGAATATGGATTCCCTGAACAAGGGCCGCACATGCGTAAAAGGCCGCTTCTCATGGGAGTTCGTAAACCATCCTGACAGGCTAACAACACCTCTCATCAAGGAAAACGGAGAATTTCGCAAGGCTACCTGGGATGAGGCTCTCGACAAGATAGCCGACGGTCTCAAGGCAAACAAGGGCAAAGCCGGATTCTTCTCCTCTGCACGCTGCACCAACGAAGACAACTACCTCATGCAGAGGTTCGCAAGGGAGGTGATGGGCACTAATAACGTAGACCACTGTGCCCATCTCTGACACTCCGCAACAGTTGCAGGTCTCGGTGAGACCTTCGGAAGCGGAGCAATGACAAACGATTTTGATTCCATCAAACATGCCGATACTATCATGGTGATCGGTTCCAACACGACTGAAGCACACCCTGTCGTTGGCATGATGATAAAAGAGCAGGTCCGCAAAGGCGCCAAGCTTATCGTCTGTGACCCGCGCAGGATCGAGCTTCACGATCTGGCTACCGTTAAGATCCAGCAGAGAAGCGGATCTGACGTGGCACTCCTTAACGGCATGATGAACGTCATCCTTGCCGAAAACCTCCACGACCCGAAGTTTATCGAGGAGAGAGTGGAGAAGTTTGAGGAACTTAAGGCCCTAGTCGGGAAGTACACACCCGAGTACGTTGAGGGCATTACAGGCATTCCTGCGGATACGATCCGTGAGGCTGCACGCCTCTATGCATCAGGACCAAACTCAGCACTCTACTACACAATGGGCATCACACAGCATACGACCGGTACCAACAACGTCCGCAGCTGCTGCAACCTGGCGCTTCTCTGCGGAATGCTGGGCCGCCCGGGAACCGGCGTCAACCCGCTCCGCGGACAGAACAACGTCCAGGGTGCATGTGATATGGGATGCCTCCCGGCAACCCTACCCGGCTATCTGAAGGTCGGTCTGCCCGCAGCAGCGGAAAAGATCGAAGCTCTCTGGGGATGCAAAATGCCTCAAGAGGGCAAGGTAGGACTCTCTGTTGCAACCATGATGGAAGCAGCGGGAAAAGGCGAACTCAAGGCACTCTACATCATGGGTGAAAACCCAATGGTAACTGACGCGGATACGAACCACGTTTCCCACGCCCTTGACACGCTCGACCTCCTTGTCGTACAGGATATTTTCCTGACGGAGACAGCGCAGAAAGCCGACGTAGTACTCCCTGCCGCATGCTGGCCTGAAAAGCCGGGAACCTGCACCAATACGACCCGCGCCGTCCAACTGCTTCGCAAGGCAGCTGAAGCACCGGGAGAAGCAAGGGAAGACTGGACTGTATTTGTCGAACTTGCAAAACGTTTCGGACACGACTGGAACTTCAAAACAGCGTCCGATGTCTTTAACGACATCGCTAAGTTCGTTCCTGCATATGCAGGCATGAGCCATGAGCGTCTTGACAAAGGATACCTCCAGTGGCCCTGCCCGACACCGGAACACCCCGGAACGCCAAACCTCCACACCGCGAAATTCGCAAGGCCCAACGGAATGGCAACATTCTCACCCTGCGAGTGGGCTGCACCGCATGAATGGCCTGATGAGGAGTATCCGTTCATTGCAACTACCGGACGCAACCTCTTCCACTACCATTCCGGCTCAATGAGCCGCAGAGGTGCATCAGGCAAATATGTCAAGGAACTTTACATCGAGGTCAACCCCGTTGATGCAGCAGCCATGGGCGTAAGCGAAGGCGAAAAAGTAACAGTCAAATCCCGCCGCGGCGAAGTAACAGGCGGTGCGAGGATAACCGACAGCGTACCGGAGAAAATGGTATTCCTCCCGTTCCACTTTGGAGAGGCTTCTGCCAACCTGCTGACTGCTTCAGTGTGGGATCCCACTTCTGAGACCCCTGCCTTTAAGGTCAGCGCAGTAAAAGTATCAAAGGCTTAAACAGCCTTAGCAATAAAACAGAGGGGCGGATAATATATTCCGCCCCATTACAATAATAACGGAGGCGTTTTAAGAAATGAACTTTAAACCACCTGTAGAAATTGCAAAGAGTGCCTGTACTGTAGCAAAAGCCAAAGCAGGCCTTTCCATTAAGGCATTGCTCGTAATGGGTTTCCTTGCAGGCGCTTACATCGCGTTCGGCGGCTTTTTGATGACAACCGTTACTCAGGACGTGGCTCAGTATGCCGGCGTCGGCATCTCAAAGATGCTGGGAGGAATGGTGTTTGCCCTTGGACTCATGCTCGTCATCGTTGGCGGAGCAGAGCTCTTCACCGGAAACTGCCTCATGCCCATAGGCATGCTTAACGGATGCGTATCTTTCCAGGGCGTACTAAAAAACTGGACTGTAGTTTACATCGCAAACCTTATCGGATCTGTATTTCTCGCTTGGATGATCTATAACACAGGGCTAGCAACTGGAGCAACGGGAGTCAATGCACTCAAGATAGCAGTTGCAAAGGTCAACCTCCCGGTAAGCCAGATGGTATTCCGCGGCGTCCTTTGTAACTGGCTGGTCGTTATGGCAGTATGGATGTCATTCTCAGCAATGGACGTAATGAGCAAATACATCTGCTGCCTCATCCCGATCTCAGGATTCGTAACGATGGGGTTTGAACACAGCATCGCAAACATGTACTTCATCGCACTGGGAATGTTCATCAAGGGCGGAGATGCGGCAACAGTCGAACTTGCAGCAGTGGCACCTGACAAACTGGCTGCCCTCACAATGGGCGGGTACTGGGGAAACATAATTCCTGTAACAATCGGGAATATGGTCGGTGGCATCCTGTTCGTCGCTGTTCTTTACTACATGGTGTTCTCAGGAGCTCTTGACGAACCAAAAGCATAAATCAGCTGATCATGAAACCACTCCTTCATAACAAGACCCTGGTATTCACTCCGGTCGGCGGTACAGCATACAAGGAGCGCCTCCACGCTTCGCTGCTCTTGCTGGCCGGCGGTCAGGGCTCAAGGATGGGTGGCAGGAATAAACTTTATCTTGAGCTCGAGGGTTCCCTTCTTATTGAGGGCACCCTCGAGATTGTTGCACCACTTTTTAAAGAAGTCATCCTGCTGGTTGCTCCGGGAGAATCTACAAAGGCAAAAGAGACCCTCTCTCTGCTTGTCAATAAATGGGACATAGCAGTAGTAGAGGACAGGGTACAGGCAAGAGGACCGCTCGAAGGTCTTTACAATGGTCTGTACCATATGAAAGAAGAATGGGGATTCCTTATGGGCTGTGATATGCCCTCCCCTGACCCGGATGTAATAAAAGGGATGAGCAGTTTCTGCAGCGTAAACAATGATGCCATTGTAGCTGAAAGGCAAGGATTTTTGGAACCTCTCCATGCATTCTATCGTAAAAACTGTATTGGAGCTGTTTCTGATGCCATGCTGCGCGGAGATAGAAAAATAAAACAGTTCTACAATGACATCAGGCTTACCGTGATCAACGAAAAAAAGCTCAAAGAATTCGGTGATGAAAGAAGCTCCTTTTTTAACCTCAACACCCCCCACGATGTGGAAAAAATGAAACTCAGCCAGGAAGTGAGATAACGATGAAGGAACTTGCAGATGGTTTCAAGCGTTTTGCAGCAAAGGCTGACAGGGATTTTTATGCCGATCTGGTCGCCGGACAGCGTCCTCATACCATGATGATCTCGTGCAGCGACAGCAGGATAATACCGGAACATATATTCGACGCAAAACCAGGAGAGATCTTCATACTCCGGAATGTCGGGAACCTCGCCCGGACAGAGGAATCTTCAGTGAGGGCATGCATAGATTATGCGGTCAAACATCTGAAGGTAAAAAGGTTGGCCGTGCTGGGGCACAACCAGTGCGGAGCTGTAAAGGCAACAGAAAATAAGGAGCACCTGGATACAGAAGGACTGAAAAAGTGGCTGGAACAGGAAGAATATGCGGGGCCAGATCTTGAAGGAGCCGAAAAGGCCCAGGCAGTACGTCAGCTCGCAAAATTGAAGGAATACCAGACTGTTAAAGAGGCACTTGAGGCTGGCCGACTTGAACTTTGCGCACTCTACTTCCACCTGGACCCCATCTCTATGGAAACTTATGAAGATGGAGAGTGGCGCTCTCTTTGATCTCAAAAGCCCGGCCCCCTCAGTTTACCCTTAGAGCATATATATATTAATTTTCATATTTTCCCAGTCCTATGTATAGAAACAGGGAAAAAGAGAGGAGATCAAAATGAAAAATTATAAGGAAATATTGAAAATGGCAGTTGGAAACGAAGTCGAGGCATTCGAGTTTTACAGGGACGCGGCAGCCAAGATGAAGGACCCCGCAATGAAAAAGACTTTTCAGGAGCTTGCTGACGAAGAATCAGGACACAAGGTGCTTCTTGAGGGTTATCTCAGCAACGAAATGAAGGATATGAAGTTCATCGATGAGAAGGATTACAAAGTCACTGAGACTGTCGAAGCCCCCCAGACCCTTTCCACCGATATGGCGTTCAAGGATGCCATTGCGCTTGCAATGAAAAAGGAACAGGAAGCAATGGAGATGTACCAGCAGTTCGCTGATGCCAGCGAAGAAGCCAAGCAGAAGGAGACCTTCCTTGAACTCGCAAAGATGGAAAAGGGACACAAGGTACGCCTCGAAAGCATCTACACCGACATTGCGTTTATAGAAGTCTGGTAAGATACCTCTAGACCTTAAAGAACGGATAAGCGCTCTGCCTTATGATCGGGCAGAGCGCTTTTTTATTAAAAACGTATCCTGATTTGATCCGAAAAAATTATCAGCCCCAGGGCCAGGAGATCCTTCTTCCGTCTTCTTCTTTTATGGCCTTTCTGATCTCCTCAAAGGTCGGTGCTTCAAGCATCATTTTAGTGCAGTTAGCTCTGGATATCGTCTCTAAAGTATGTGAGTCAGAGGATCTTATGAATGTCCTGCCCGGATATTTTTCCCTCCACATGGCAGCCTGGATCGAATCTATCCTCCAGGAGAGCTCAAAAGCGTCGGCAGGATAGTCGGCCGGCATAGGCCCCAGGGCGACAGGATAGGAAAAAGAGGGCCTGTCGACGTGGGCAAGTATCGCAAGACCTCCTATACTCTGCACCTTTGATACTATCTGATCTACTTCATATCCCGAACCCTGTATGAGGAGGGTCTCTTCTTCTCTCAGTATATTGTTGCAATGGTCCAGAACTACTTGATAGCCGAAATAGTCTACGTCGTTTTTTATCGGCAGCATCTTTTCCCAGAGCCAGGCTTTGTATAGAGTTGCGGTTTTGAAATCAGGAAAAACAGTAAGAATATGAATATCTTCTGCGCTCTGAGTCTCTATGCACGGCAGGACAAGAGGAACCCCCTCCGAAGCTTCGTGCACCGCGGGAAAATTGTCACAGGTGTTATGGTCAGCTATGCCGATTACATCGATACCGGCCCCTCTGGCAGCTGAAACTATCTCAGGCGCTCCCATATCCAGGCTTCCGCAGGGAGAAAGGGCCGTATGTATATGGAGGTCGACCCAGAAAGGCTTAAGCATATTTTATTATCCTTCTATACCAAGCTCCGAGAGCCTCATGCATGTTCCGAATATTGATTCGCTGACAGATGCCACGCAGATGTTTTCTGCCATGCACCGATCGATGAGATCTGCAGGGGCCTTTCTGTCCGAGGCCAGTATTATGATCGGAATATCCTTTAATACCGCTACAGCTGCAACATTCAGGTGGGCCTGTATCGTTATCCAGGCAGAACCCTCTGATACTGTGCCCATTATGAAGCTGAGCAGGTCTCCGGCCGCAGCCTTAGTCACATCTCTTTCAGGGTCGCCTGCTGCCTGCACATCAGCGTTCAGTTTTTCGCATAGGTCCTTTATCTTCAACTTTTTCCTCCCTTTCTCTTAAGCGTGTGGGGCTGGGATTCTGAGAGTTTTACGATTTGACATGCAAGTGCAGAGATACCCTCTCTGAGCTTAAAGATACAGTCTGTCACAGAACCGTGCCCCCTGACTATTTCCTCTGCCATTGCCTGGCATGAGGGCCTGCCGCAGGATCCGCAGTCGATATGGGGAAGGCCACTATAGATCTCCTTCATCTGCTGCAGTTTGACCATGGCATCTGCTACGTTATCAGAAAGAGGAAGGCGGGGACGTGGCTGATATTCGTTAGTAACAGGCCATATGTCCATTGTGAAGAGTTCCTCCGCCCTTGATAGTTCTTTAGGAGTGATGTTCCATTCTGTCTCGATGCTGCCAAGGCGGAGGTTTGCAAGAAAACGCGAATCCGCAGTTCCTACTCCGCCGACGCATCCTGTGTCGCAGACACGACATTCGATAAAATCAACGCCTCGCAGCCTTCCCAGCTCAAGTTCCTGAAGTGTGTCAAGCGTATTCCTCATGCCCGATACTGCAAGTATAGTCAGTTTTTTGTCTGAAAAGGCCTGGACGTGCCTTGATTCTCCACCGCGCCGCGCCCACTGTATCCACCTGTTGTTCCTTTTCCTCGGTGCAGATTCGTTTTCGACATTTATGTCGCCTTCAGCCATTATGCTCCTTGCTACCTTCCTGACCGTTACTGCGTTCGTAAGCGGAGAAACTCCTTTGCCGTGCGGTTCCCTGACCATGGTTATCTTGGCTGGACAAGGGGCAAGAAGGGTAAGGGGCGCATCACTGTTGGTCCTCATCCTCCATAATGTTGCAGCGATCTCAAGGGGAGAAAGTACCGGGACTACCCTTGAAAGCAATTCCGGAAATTTAGTCTGGATGAGTCTGAGAACAGCGGGGCAGTATACTGATATGAGCGGCAGAACGGTCCTGGATGACCTGTTGATGAGCTGCGCTACAGCGTAGGCTGCCAGGTCAAAAGCATCCTCAGCTTCATCAATGAGGATCTTGAAGTCAAGTGACATGAGAACGTCTTCGAGGTTGTCAGGTCTGCCATAATGGCTGAACTGCGAAAAAAAGACCGGATCGGGAACTAATGTCGTTCTGGATGATTCTTTTATCCTGTTCCAGTCATCTTCATATATGCCAAGAGCAGAACGGGAGCAAGAACGCAGACATTCTCCGCAGTCTATGCAAAGCTCCTCTATGATGCTGATTTCTCCGTCAACTACACGAATAGCCTCTGTAGGACAGACTCTGATACAGTTGACACATCCCTGGCATGCCTCTTTTGAGATTTTTATACTATGTTCCATGCGGTTCGCTCCTCCGTAACAGCCGGCATATAGCTGGAGATCTGGTAACGGCTGGATTCAATAACTGCATATCGGTGGTCCGTAACTGAAATCTGTCTGATTTGAACAGTATAACAGCCGGAACCTAAAGTAAAAAATAGCATGTTTGGTATGAACGAGCTTATTGAAGGATTCTTGTCCGGTAGCTATTTGTTGAAAAATACAGTTGATATCAATTTGGTCCCAACACCGGGAGTAGATTCTATTTCAAAAAGATCCGAATTCCTCTTTATATTCGGAAGCCCCATCCCGGCACCAAACCCCATTTCTCTAGCCTGGTTCGAAGCAGTGGTATATCCCTCTGTCATGGCCTGATCGATATCAGGTATTCCGGGCCCTTCGTCCTCAGTTGATATTTCAAGCTTGTCCTCTGATATGACGGCTTTCAGGATCCCGCCGTTTGCGTGGATCACAAGGTTTATTTCTGCTTCGTATGCAATTACAGCAGCTCTTCTGCATACATCTGACTGTATGCCAAGCATTTTGAGGGTGTTTTTTATATTATTAGAGGCAGTACCTGCCACCATGAAGTTGTTGCCCTCTATCCTGTATTCCATACATACAGGAGCAGCCATACTGTTATGCCTCCCGAGGCTGTGGAACGTAACTTGGTTTTACACCCGCTGCATACAGCCTTCCGCAAACCTCATATAGGCTATATTTGGACAGAAGTACGGGTATTCCGCTTTCCTTCGCAAGATTCACTGTCTCTTCGAGCGGGATCTTACCCCTGACGAATACCACGGCAGGAAGATCAAGCATCTGCGCTGTCCTGACTATCTGAATATTGGTAAGGCCAGTAAGGAGAAGGGAGCCGGGAGAGCAGAAGGCAAGGACATCGCTCATCAGGTCGCAGGCATATGCAAATGGTACTGTTATCTCGCTCAGATCCCTGTCAGAGGTTATGACCTCAGCATTGATCAGCTCAGCCAATTCTTTTAAATTCATATTAAACATCCTCCTATAGAATTAATCTATATTTTAATTGTTATAGCATTTGATAACAATTTTACAGCCTTGCGCAAAAAATAACAAGCTTTACAAAATATGACTGTTTGCACTCTTTTTTAATATTTTTACATTCAAAATACTAAGTAATACAGTTTATTCTTATCTTAGAATAAATTTTTATCGATCTTTCTCTTTCGTCATTTGTGAGATTGGAATAGATTATCCCTCCCATTTTATCTCGTCCAGATTTTCCTTGATATGTTCCCTGAGCCAAAGGCCGACTTCTACAGAACGGAGCATCTCCCTGTCTCCATCGAGGGCTTCTATTATCTCATCCGTGTCCAGTACAAATTCCCCTGAATCTGTTTTATGTCTGTACGTCCAGTGTATCTCCGGGGAACCCATAATGAGCGTCATCAACGTGGCAGGGATGTCTCCGAGGGGAGGCCTGTCTATGCTGCTCATTCTGAAGGTCGCGGTCGTTTTTGTGCCCTTTCCGGGTTTTGAACTTATGGCAAGTCCGCCTCCGCAGAGTTCTGCAGACTGCTTGAGGAAGGGCAGTCCCATACCGACCCTTCTCGTCGTCCTTGTTGTCGTGAAGGGATCAGTCACCTTTGCAATAAAATCTTCGGTCATGCCTTTTCCGTTGTCCTCTACCGAGAAAATAAGTCTATCCGCAGATCTCTCTTCCAGGATCTCGATCCTTACCTCTGTACCGCTTGCCATAACGCTGTTTTCTGCTATATCCAGCACATGTGCGGAAAGATCTTCAAGCAATTTTTTCACCCTCCGATATTTTCTCTTCTGAGTTAAATTTTATCCGTTCCGGAGCGCTGTATACGTTGAATCTTCCGTTCCTGGCAAAACCAATCAGTGTCATATTACAGCGCCTCGCAGCATCCGCGCCGTTTGCTGTCGCAGCTGATATGCTCGCCATGACGGGTATTCTGGCCCCTGCCCCTTTAAGTACCATGTCCTCCGGCAGACGT contains:
- a CDS encoding formate dehydrogenase subunit alpha translates to MANAIINGKSVEFQPGMTILQAARAANIYIPVLCEHPALEIAGACRVCLVEVENNPKLQTACSTPIMDGMVINTNTEKVRTARKAVIELLLIRHPLDCFSCSSNGKCELQAIAYDLGIEKSPFWEEGDTCKDHKLDDSNPFYIRDLNKCILCGRCIRVCDKHSQYHAIDFQNRGIVTAVQPPVGRGLEESDCTFCGQCVAVCPVGALYEKPAVGKGRPWELKTTRTVCTYCGVGCELLVQVNERTGKIANVTSDHTNMDSLNKGRTCVKGRFSWEFVNHPDRLTTPLIKENGEFRKATWDEALDKIADGLKANKGKAGFFSSARCTNEDNYLMQRFAREVMGTNNVDHCAHLUHSATVAGLGETFGSGAMTNDFDSIKHADTIMVIGSNTTEAHPVVGMMIKEQVRKGAKLIVCDPRRIELHDLATVKIQQRSGSDVALLNGMMNVILAENLHDPKFIEERVEKFEELKALVGKYTPEYVEGITGIPADTIREAARLYASGPNSALYYTMGITQHTTGTNNVRSCCNLALLCGMLGRPGTGVNPLRGQNNVQGACDMGCLPATLPGYLKVGLPAAAEKIEALWGCKMPQEGKVGLSVATMMEAAGKGELKALYIMGENPMVTDADTNHVSHALDTLDLLVVQDIFLTETAQKADVVLPAACWPEKPGTCTNTTRAVQLLRKAAEAPGEAREDWTVFVELAKRFGHDWNFKTASDVFNDIAKFVPAYAGMSHERLDKGYLQWPCPTPEHPGTPNLHTAKFARPNGMATFSPCEWAAPHEWPDEEYPFIATTGRNLFHYHSGSMSRRGASGKYVKELYIEVNPVDAAAMGVSEGEKVTVKSRRGEVTGGARITDSVPEKMVFLPFHFGEASANLLTASVWDPTSETPAFKVSAVKVSKA
- a CDS encoding FdhC protein; the encoded protein is MNFKPPVEIAKSACTVAKAKAGLSIKALLVMGFLAGAYIAFGGFLMTTVTQDVAQYAGVGISKMLGGMVFALGLMLVIVGGAELFTGNCLMPIGMLNGCVSFQGVLKNWTVVYIANLIGSVFLAWMIYNTGLATGATGVNALKIAVAKVNLPVSQMVFRGVLCNWLVVMAVWMSFSAMDVMSKYICCLIPISGFVTMGFEHSIANMYFIALGMFIKGGDAATVELAAVAPDKLAALTMGGYWGNIIPVTIGNMVGGILFVAVLYYMVFSGALDEPKA
- a CDS encoding ferritin, producing MKMKNYKEILKMAVGNEVEAFEFYRDAAAKMKDPAMKKTFQELADEESGHKVLLEGYLSNEMKDMKFIDEKDYKVTETVEAPQTLSTDMAFKDAIALAMKKEQEAMEMYQQFADASEEAKQKETFLELAKMEKGHKVRLESIYTDIAFIEVW
- a CDS encoding histidinol-phosphatase, with amino-acid sequence MLKPFWVDLHIHTALSPCGSLDMGAPEIVSAARGAGIDVIGIADHNTCDNFPAVHEASEGVPLVLPCIETQSAEDIHILTVFPDFKTATLYKAWLWEKMLPIKNDVDYFGYQVVLDHCNNILREEETLLIQGSGYEVDQIVSKVQSIGGLAILAHVDRPSFSYPVALGPMPADYPADAFELSWRIDSIQAAMWREKYPGRTFIRSSDSHTLETISRANCTKMMLEAPTFEEIRKAIKEEDGRRISWPWG
- a CDS encoding serine kinase, which encodes MKIKDLCEKLNADVQAAGDPERDVTKAAAGDLLSFIMGTVSEGSAWITIQAHLNVAAVAVLKDIPIIILASDRKAPADLIDRCMAENICVASVSESIFGTCMRLSELGIEG
- a CDS encoding Fe-S cluster protein — encoded protein: MEHSIKISKEACQGCVNCIRVCPTEAIRVVDGEISIIEELCIDCGECLRSCSRSALGIYEDDWNRIKESSRTTLVPDPVFFSQFSHYGRPDNLEDVLMSLDFKILIDEAEDAFDLAAYAVAQLINRSSRTVLPLISVYCPAVLRLIQTKFPELLSRVVPVLSPLEIAATLWRMRTNSDAPLTLLAPCPAKITMVREPHGKGVSPLTNAVTVRKVARSIMAEGDINVENESAPRKRNNRWIQWARRGGESRHVQAFSDKKLTILAVSGMRNTLDTLQELELGRLRGVDFIECRVCDTGCVGGVGTADSRFLANLRLGSIETEWNITPKELSRAEELFTMDIWPVTNEYQPRPRLPLSDNVADAMVKLQQMKEIYSGLPHIDCGSCGRPSCQAMAEEIVRGHGSVTDCIFKLREGISALACQIVKLSESQPHTLKRKGGKS
- a CDS encoding anti-sigma regulatory factor gives rise to the protein MAAPVCMEYRIEGNNFMVAGTASNNIKNTLKMLGIQSDVCRRAAVIAYEAEINLVIHANGGILKAVISEDKLEISTEDEGPGIPDIDQAMTEGYTTASNQAREMGFGAGMGLPNIKRNSDLFEIESTPGVGTKLISTVFFNK
- a CDS encoding transcriptional regulator, which produces MNLKELAELINAEVITSDRDLSEITVPFAYACDLMSDVLAFCSPGSLLLTGLTNIQIVRTAQMLDLPAVVFVRGKIPLEETVNLAKESGIPVLLSKYSLYEVCGRLYAAGVKPSYVPQPREA
- a CDS encoding histidine kinase, whose amino-acid sequence is MLEDLSAHVLDIAENSVMASGTEVRIEILEERSADRLIFSVEDNGKGMTEDFIAKVTDPFTTTRTTRRVGMGLPFLKQSAELCGGGLAISSKPGKGTKTTATFRMSSIDRPPLGDIPATLMTLIMGSPEIHWTYRHKTDSGEFVLDTDEIIEALDGDREMLRSVEVGLWLREHIKENLDEIKWEG